In Pseudomonas fluorescens NCIMB 11764, a single window of DNA contains:
- a CDS encoding RNA polymerase factor sigma-70 — MTEQVSTSRCDSPLLQAFVDNRLILVKIAARITGCRSRAEDVVQDAFFRLQSAPQITSSIKAQLSYLFQIVRNLAIDHYRKQALEQKYSGPEEEGLNVVIQGASPETSHINFSTLENIADALTELPSRTRYAFEMYRLHGVPQKDIAKELGVSPTLVNFMIRDALVHCRKVSGSRADTFARR, encoded by the coding sequence ATGACGGAACAAGTATCCACAAGCAGGTGCGATTCACCGCTACTTCAGGCATTCGTCGACAATCGACTGATTCTGGTCAAGATTGCTGCCCGTATCACCGGCTGCCGGTCACGTGCCGAAGATGTGGTTCAGGATGCGTTCTTCCGCCTGCAATCGGCGCCGCAGATCACCTCCTCGATCAAGGCTCAGCTCAGTTACCTGTTCCAGATCGTGCGCAACCTGGCGATCGATCACTACCGCAAACAGGCGCTGGAACAGAAGTATTCGGGGCCTGAAGAGGAAGGGCTGAACGTGGTGATCCAAGGTGCTTCGCCGGAAACCTCGCACATCAACTTCTCGACCCTGGAAAACATCGCCGACGCGTTGACGGAGCTGCCGAGCCGCACCCGCTACGCCTTCGAGATGTATCGCCTGCACGGCGTGCCGCAAAAGGACATCGCCAAGGAACTCGGCGTGTCGCCGACCCTGGTGAACTTCATGATTCGCGATGCGTTGGTGCATTGCCGCAAGGTGTCGGGCAGTCGCGCGGATACGTTTGCCCGTCGTTGA
- a CDS encoding GNAT family N-acetyltransferase: MSNLNNLTALALPTGSRLVAEESENRLSLSQDAQPLITLRLAREPELQVKVEAHPDIQALWAACYWLFARDPVCQHLTWHLDEAPAEALLTGLLIPTGIAGQYRCERTLFWQLPQPWLCTSQTNSYPQQMVISDGKRHPLRPVKPRGEVYRRFDARLGAWISLRTVDIDLDLARFNRWQNSARVASFWQEEGSLEQHREYLGKLEADPHTVTLIGCFDDQPFAYFEAYWAKEDRIAPFYEAGDYDRGIHMLVGEENHRGPHKVASWLSALTHYLFLDDPRTQRVVAEPRADNAKMIGYMQGQRFHCEKEFDFPHKRAALMVLGREWFFERCVLA, encoded by the coding sequence ATGTCCAATCTGAATAATCTGACTGCCCTGGCCTTGCCGACGGGCAGTCGTCTTGTCGCTGAAGAAAGTGAAAACCGACTGAGTCTTAGTCAGGACGCGCAACCGCTGATTACCTTGCGCCTGGCACGCGAGCCCGAATTGCAGGTGAAAGTCGAGGCGCATCCCGACATTCAGGCATTGTGGGCCGCCTGTTATTGGTTGTTTGCCCGTGATCCCGTGTGTCAGCACCTGACCTGGCACCTCGATGAAGCCCCCGCTGAAGCCTTGCTCACTGGACTGCTGATCCCGACCGGGATCGCCGGCCAGTATCGCTGCGAGCGCACACTCTTCTGGCAATTGCCGCAACCTTGGTTGTGCACCTCGCAGACCAACAGCTACCCACAGCAAATGGTGATCAGCGACGGCAAGCGTCATCCGTTGCGGCCAGTGAAGCCTCGCGGTGAGGTCTATCGGCGTTTCGATGCACGGCTGGGGGCATGGATTTCCCTGCGAACGGTGGATATCGACCTGGATCTTGCGCGGTTCAACCGCTGGCAGAACAGTGCGCGGGTGGCGAGTTTCTGGCAGGAAGAGGGCAGCCTTGAACAGCATCGCGAGTACCTGGGCAAACTCGAAGCCGATCCACACACCGTGACGCTGATCGGCTGTTTCGATGACCAGCCGTTTGCCTATTTCGAAGCCTACTGGGCCAAGGAAGACCGCATCGCGCCGTTTTATGAGGCGGGTGATTACGACCGTGGCATTCACATGCTGGTCGGCGAAGAAAATCATCGCGGCCCACACAAGGTGGCGAGCTGGTTATCGGCGTTGACGCATTACCTGTTTCTCGACGATCCACGCACCCAACGGGTGGTCGCCGAGCCGCGCGCCGATAACGCGAAGATGATCGGGTATATGCAGGGTCAGCGTTTTCACTGCGAGAAAGAGTTCGACTTCCCGCACAAGCGTGCAGCGTTGATGGTGTTGGGGCGGGAGTGGTTTTTTGAGCGGTGTGTGTTGGCCTGA
- a CDS encoding substrate-binding periplasmic protein: MSSPIRTASRLLLAALAALWVLPSPAAQLVRVGAAHFPPYTVRPESGADTGLLPQLVEALNAVQSDYQFVLVPTSIPRRFGDFKQGRVDMAIFENPGWGWKDIPHTSVDMGLEDAEIFVAQRIPNRQQNYFSDLAGKRLALFSGYHYEFANFNADPKVLAQNYNATLTYSHDSNLLMVLRGRADVALVTRSYLSDYLLRNEKVADQLLVSERIDQVYHHYAILRPSAPISGEAFGKLLQGLRDNGQMLKIFDPYKIAVVPVPGN, encoded by the coding sequence ATGTCTTCGCCAATTCGGACGGCCTCGCGGCTTTTGCTGGCGGCGCTTGCGGCGTTGTGGGTATTGCCGTCCCCGGCTGCACAACTAGTGCGGGTCGGTGCAGCGCATTTTCCGCCTTATACCGTGCGCCCGGAATCCGGTGCCGACACCGGTCTGTTGCCACAGTTGGTCGAAGCGCTCAATGCAGTACAAAGCGACTATCAGTTCGTGCTGGTGCCGACGTCCATTCCGCGACGCTTCGGTGACTTCAAGCAGGGCCGGGTGGACATGGCGATTTTCGAGAACCCGGGCTGGGGCTGGAAGGACATCCCCCACACCAGCGTCGACATGGGACTGGAGGACGCGGAGATTTTTGTCGCGCAACGAATACCGAATCGTCAGCAGAACTACTTTTCCGATCTCGCCGGCAAGCGTCTGGCGCTGTTCAGCGGTTATCACTACGAGTTCGCCAACTTCAATGCCGACCCGAAAGTCCTCGCGCAAAACTACAACGCCACGCTGACTTATTCCCACGACAGCAACCTGCTGATGGTACTGCGTGGGCGTGCCGACGTTGCCCTGGTGACGCGCTCTTACCTGAGCGATTACCTGCTGCGCAACGAGAAGGTCGCCGATCAGTTGCTGGTGTCCGAGCGCATCGATCAGGTCTATCACCACTACGCCATTCTTCGTCCTTCAGCGCCCATCAGCGGCGAGGCATTTGGCAAGTTGCTGCAAGGATTGCGCGACAACGGCCAGATGCTGAAGATTTTCGATCCGTACAAGATCGCGGTGGTGCCGGTTCCGGGCAATTGA
- a CDS encoding TetR/AcrR family transcriptional regulator encodes MDEQKALRVMRELVDSGQLTDPDSARGKLLQVAAHLFRNKGFERTTVRDLAGAVGIQSGSIFHHFKSKDEILRAVMEETIRYNTALMHAAIAEADNVRERVLALIRCELQSIMGGSGEAMAVLVYEWRSLSEDGQAKVLALRDIYEDLWLQVLGEAKNAGFIRGDVFITRRFLTGALSWTTTWYRAGGSMNLDQLADEALILVLKEQQ; translated from the coding sequence GTGGACGAGCAAAAAGCCCTGAGGGTCATGCGCGAACTGGTCGACAGCGGCCAGTTGACCGACCCGGACAGCGCCCGTGGCAAACTGCTGCAAGTGGCGGCTCACCTGTTCCGCAATAAAGGCTTTGAACGCACCACGGTGCGCGATCTGGCCGGTGCCGTGGGCATTCAGTCGGGGAGTATTTTTCATCACTTCAAAAGCAAGGACGAGATCCTGCGGGCGGTGATGGAGGAAACCATTCGCTACAACACCGCGTTGATGCATGCCGCGATCGCTGAAGCCGACAACGTGCGCGAGCGGGTGCTGGCGCTGATTCGCTGCGAATTGCAGTCGATCATGGGCGGCAGCGGCGAGGCCATGGCGGTGTTGGTGTATGAATGGCGTTCGCTGTCCGAAGACGGCCAGGCGAAGGTCCTGGCGCTGCGTGACATCTATGAGGACCTCTGGCTGCAAGTGCTGGGTGAGGCCAAAAACGCGGGTTTCATCCGTGGGGACGTGTTCATCACCCGCCGTTTCCTGACCGGCGCGCTGTCCTGGACCACGACCTGGTATCGCGCGGGTGGCAGCATGAACCTCGATCAATTGGCCGATGAAGCGTTGATACTGGTGTTGAAAGAACAACAATAA
- a CDS encoding acyclic terpene utilization AtuA family protein, whose translation MPETIRIGCASAFWGDTSTAAAQLVEGGRLDYLVFDYLAEITMSIMAGARMKDPQAGYASDFIEVLSPLLGPLAEQKIRVISNAGGVNPHACAAALQAACDKAGVALKIAVLLGDDLQPQFKQLSSRGLHEMFSGAPLPPMCVSTNAYLGAPGIVEALRLGADIVITGRVVDSAVVSAALVHEFGWSWHDYDKLAQAALAGHIIECGAQCTGGNFTDWRDVPDYEHIGFPIVEVSADSQFIVSKPEGSGGLVTPLTVGEQMLYEIGNPQAYLLPDVVCDFTQVKLQQQGKNAVQVHGAKGLPPTDQYKVSATYPDGFRCTASCLIAGIDAVDKARRVSEAIINKTSEIFSQRGWAPYSEVNIELLGSEATYGPHGQRQDSREVVIKLAVRHPSKQALIVFSREIAQAATGMAPGLTGIVGGRPTVYPLIRLFSFLIDKSACTLDIDLNGQRHPCALPALDVLTTADLPVPFEPPKPTGRADASVALIKLAVARSGDKGNHSNIGVMAREPEYLPWIAEALTPAVIVDWMSHVLDPVHGRVERWYLPATHSLNFLLENALGGGGVASLRIDPQGKAFAQQLLDIQIPVPQRIADQVN comes from the coding sequence GTGCCTGAAACGATACGCATCGGTTGCGCCAGCGCCTTCTGGGGCGACACCTCGACCGCCGCCGCGCAACTGGTGGAAGGCGGGCGCCTGGACTATCTGGTGTTCGATTATCTGGCCGAGATCACAATGTCGATCATGGCCGGTGCGCGGATGAAAGATCCACAGGCCGGCTACGCCAGTGACTTCATCGAAGTCCTCAGCCCTCTGCTGGGGCCACTCGCCGAACAGAAAATCCGCGTCATCAGCAACGCCGGCGGCGTCAATCCACACGCCTGCGCGGCTGCGTTGCAAGCGGCCTGCGACAAGGCTGGCGTGGCGCTGAAAATCGCGGTGCTGCTGGGGGATGACCTGCAACCGCAGTTCAAACAGCTGAGCAGCCGCGGCCTCCATGAAATGTTCAGCGGCGCCCCCTTGCCACCGATGTGCGTTTCCACCAACGCCTACCTCGGCGCGCCGGGCATTGTCGAAGCCTTGCGTCTGGGCGCGGACATCGTGATCACCGGGCGTGTGGTCGACAGTGCCGTGGTCAGCGCGGCGCTGGTGCATGAATTCGGCTGGTCCTGGCACGACTACGACAAACTCGCCCAAGCCGCCCTCGCCGGCCACATCATCGAATGCGGCGCCCAGTGCACCGGCGGCAACTTCACCGATTGGCGCGACGTGCCCGATTACGAACACATCGGTTTCCCCATCGTCGAAGTCAGCGCCGACAGCCAGTTCATTGTCAGCAAACCCGAAGGCTCCGGCGGCCTGGTGACGCCCCTTACCGTCGGCGAGCAAATGCTCTATGAAATCGGCAACCCGCAGGCTTATCTCTTGCCCGATGTAGTCTGCGATTTCACCCAGGTCAAACTTCAGCAACAAGGCAAAAATGCGGTTCAGGTGCATGGTGCAAAGGGTTTGCCTCCAACGGACCAATACAAGGTCAGCGCGACGTATCCGGATGGTTTCCGCTGCACTGCCAGTTGCCTGATTGCCGGCATCGATGCAGTGGACAAGGCCCGGCGTGTCAGCGAAGCGATCATCAACAAGACCTCGGAAATCTTCAGCCAGCGCGGCTGGGCGCCCTACAGCGAAGTGAACATCGAGCTCCTGGGCAGCGAAGCGACCTACGGCCCCCATGGCCAGCGACAGGACAGCCGCGAAGTGGTGATCAAACTCGCCGTGCGTCACCCGAGCAAACAGGCGTTGATCGTGTTCTCCCGGGAAATTGCCCAGGCTGCCACCGGCATGGCGCCGGGGCTGACCGGGATTGTCGGCGGGCGGCCGACGGTGTATCCGCTGATCCGGCTGTTCTCGTTCCTCATCGACAAAAGCGCCTGCACGCTGGACATTGATCTCAACGGTCAGCGTCACCCGTGTGCCCTGCCCGCTCTCGACGTGCTCACCACCGCGGACCTGCCGGTGCCGTTCGAACCACCGAAGCCCACGGGTCGCGCCGATGCCAGCGTGGCGCTGATCAAGCTTGCGGTCGCACGTTCCGGCGACAAGGGCAATCACAGCAACATCGGCGTCATGGCCCGCGAGCCGGAATACCTGCCCTGGATTGCCGAAGCCTTGACCCCGGCCGTGATCGTCGACTGGATGAGCCACGTGCTCGACCCGGTTCACGGGCGTGTCGAGCGCTGGTACCTGCCCGCGACCCACAGCCTTAACTTTCTACTGGAGAACGCGTTGGGCGGGGGCGGCGTGGCCAGCCTGCGGATCGATCCCCAAGGCAAAGCCTTCGCCCAACAACTGCTGGACATCCAGATTCCGGTGCCTCAGCGCATCGCCGACCAGGTCAACTAG
- a CDS encoding SDR family oxidoreductase encodes MAYDSIFKADLFAGQNIIVTGGGSGIGRCTAHELAALGAHVLLIGRNADKLKSVTAEIIEDGGKADWQTCDIREEEAVKHLVSELIRKHGPIHGLVNNAGGQFPSPLASINQKGFETVMRTNLVGGFLMAREVFNQSMSKHGGAIVNMLADMWGGMPGMGHSGAARSGMDNLTKTAAFEWGYAGVRVNAVAPGWIASSGMDTYEGAFKAVIPTLREHVPLKRIGTESEVSAAIVFLLSPAAAFVSGSTLRIDGAASLGGRAWPIHKATNSKSYNGFHRAYLPEVLKNKE; translated from the coding sequence GTGGCCTACGATTCGATTTTCAAAGCCGATCTGTTTGCCGGCCAAAACATCATCGTCACCGGTGGCGGCAGCGGCATCGGCCGCTGCACCGCTCATGAACTGGCGGCGCTCGGTGCCCATGTGCTGTTGATCGGGCGCAATGCCGACAAACTGAAATCCGTGACCGCCGAAATTATCGAGGATGGCGGCAAGGCTGACTGGCAGACCTGCGATATTCGCGAGGAAGAAGCGGTCAAGCATCTGGTCAGCGAACTGATCCGCAAGCACGGGCCGATCCACGGACTGGTCAACAATGCCGGAGGCCAGTTCCCTTCGCCGCTGGCCTCGATCAATCAGAAGGGCTTCGAAACCGTGATGCGCACTAACCTGGTGGGCGGTTTCCTGATGGCCCGGGAAGTGTTCAATCAATCCATGAGCAAACACGGCGGCGCCATCGTCAACATGCTCGCCGACATGTGGGGCGGCATGCCCGGCATGGGCCACTCGGGCGCGGCGCGCTCGGGCATGGACAACCTGACCAAGACCGCTGCGTTCGAATGGGGTTACGCCGGGGTCCGGGTCAACGCGGTGGCGCCGGGCTGGATCGCCTCCAGCGGCATGGACACTTACGAAGGCGCGTTCAAAGCGGTGATTCCGACCTTGCGCGAACACGTGCCGCTGAAACGCATCGGCACCGAATCGGAAGTCAGTGCGGCGATCGTATTCCTGCTCAGCCCGGCCGCGGCGTTCGTCAGTGGCAGCACCTTGCGTATCGACGGCGCCGCGAGCCTGGGCGGCCGGGCGTGGCCGATTCACAAGGCGACCAACAGCAAGTCGTACAACGGTTTCCACCGCGCGTACTTACCAGAAGTGCTCAAGAACAAGGAATAA
- the atuC gene encoding geranyl-CoA carboxylase subunit beta, which produces MPVIQSQIDPNSEQFARNRAAMLAGIEQVRQLEQNLLNKAAEAKPKFDKRGQLLPRERLNLLLDPGAPFLELASLAGYKLHDDKDGSSAGGGLIAGIGYVSGVRVLVVANNSAIKGGTISPSGLKKSLRLQQIAMENKLPVITLAESGGANLNYAAEIFVEGARSFANQARMSAMGLPQITVVHGSATAGGAYQPGLSDYVVVVRGKAKLFLAGPPLLKAATGEVATDEELGGAEMHAQTAGTAEYLAENDADGVRQVREIVSLLSWNDQLQWVPERHYQQPLYPIDELLGLIPDDPKKPYDVREIVARIADGSNFLEFKGEFDQQTVCGHLQIQGRACGFIGNNGPITPKGASKAAQFIQLCDQSRTPLLFFHNTTGFMVGTESEQQGVIKHGAKMIQAVANARVSKLTIVVGGSYGAGNYAMCGRGLDPRFIFAWPNSRTAVMGGAQAGKVLRIVTEAKQLKDGLVPDPKMLDMLEQVTAQKLDSQSTALYGSANLWDDGLIDPRDTRTLLGYLLDICHEADLRPLQTNSFGVARF; this is translated from the coding sequence ATGCCGGTGATTCAGTCGCAAATCGACCCGAACAGCGAACAGTTCGCCCGGAACCGTGCCGCGATGCTGGCAGGTATCGAGCAGGTCCGTCAGCTCGAACAAAACCTGCTGAACAAAGCAGCCGAAGCCAAACCGAAGTTCGACAAGCGCGGGCAATTGCTGCCCCGTGAGCGCCTCAACCTGTTGCTCGACCCCGGTGCGCCGTTCCTCGAACTGGCAAGCCTGGCCGGTTACAAGTTGCATGACGACAAGGACGGCAGCTCGGCGGGCGGCGGCTTGATCGCCGGGATCGGCTACGTGTCGGGTGTTCGTGTTTTGGTCGTGGCGAACAACAGCGCGATCAAGGGCGGAACCATCTCCCCCAGCGGTTTGAAAAAATCCCTGCGCCTGCAACAGATCGCCATGGAAAACAAATTGCCGGTGATCACCCTCGCCGAAAGCGGCGGCGCCAACCTTAATTACGCTGCGGAGATTTTCGTCGAAGGCGCGCGCAGCTTTGCCAACCAGGCGCGGATGTCGGCCATGGGGTTGCCGCAGATCACGGTGGTCCATGGCTCCGCCACGGCAGGCGGCGCATATCAGCCGGGGCTGTCGGATTACGTGGTGGTGGTGCGCGGCAAAGCCAAGCTGTTTCTCGCCGGACCGCCCCTGCTCAAGGCGGCCACCGGCGAAGTCGCCACCGATGAAGAGCTGGGCGGCGCCGAGATGCACGCGCAAACCGCCGGCACCGCTGAATACCTGGCCGAGAACGATGCCGATGGCGTACGTCAGGTCCGGGAGATTGTCAGCCTGCTGTCGTGGAACGATCAATTGCAATGGGTCCCCGAACGTCACTACCAGCAACCGCTCTACCCCATCGACGAACTGCTCGGGCTGATCCCCGACGACCCGAAAAAACCCTATGACGTGCGCGAAATCGTCGCGCGAATCGCCGACGGTTCGAACTTCCTCGAGTTCAAGGGTGAGTTCGATCAACAGACCGTCTGCGGTCATCTGCAGATTCAGGGTCGCGCCTGCGGCTTCATCGGCAACAACGGCCCGATCACGCCCAAAGGCGCGAGCAAGGCTGCGCAGTTCATTCAGCTGTGCGATCAGAGCCGCACGCCGCTACTGTTCTTCCACAACACCACCGGGTTCATGGTCGGCACCGAGTCCGAGCAACAAGGCGTGATCAAGCACGGCGCCAAAATGATCCAGGCAGTGGCCAACGCCCGGGTGTCAAAACTGACGATCGTTGTCGGTGGCTCCTATGGCGCTGGCAACTATGCAATGTGCGGCCGCGGCCTCGACCCGCGCTTCATCTTCGCCTGGCCCAACAGCCGCACGGCGGTGATGGGCGGTGCTCAGGCCGGCAAGGTCCTGCGGATCGTCACCGAGGCCAAACAGCTCAAGGACGGTCTGGTGCCTGACCCGAAGATGCTCGACATGCTGGAGCAGGTCACCGCGCAGAAACTCGACAGCCAGTCCACCGCGCTGTACGGCAGTGCCAACCTGTGGGACGACGGGCTGATTGATCCCCGGGATACCCGCACGTTGCTCGGCTATTTGCTGGACATCTGCCATGAGGCCGACCTGCGGCCGCTGCAAACCAACAGTTTTGGCGTCGCCCGGTTCTGA